One window from the genome of Rhizoctonia solani chromosome 15, complete sequence encodes:
- a CDS encoding oligosaccharide translocation protein RFT1, with product MMTTTKPKTRPDDDPAKGSVKSAYSLIGLQVLSRLATFTLNQLLLRLASPKVFGTAAIQLDLLLSTVLFLSREGVRNAILRIPREQSISPKVKNVSTIPILIGAPLAFGLALGYRTIASPSTRAQPYFDQAVSIYALAALIDLVSEPLHNRAQSLMRFNLRVKAEGTAIVSRSVCTVVALMAAGEHWSLVAFATGQLAYAVTVLLVYTIAFWKEGGFQIFPRRVHENGVSAVAFDPTSSKLALTMTGQSVFKHFLTEGDRIVISRVSPLEDQGGYAVASNYGSLVARILFQPIEESSRLYFSKTLSPPLHEKGSKTIKPSKEAQFQASTTLQSIVFLHFHLAIALTTLLGPLVPFLSDILLPPRYRSTAAPRILRAYCAYIPAMGLNGILEAFVHATASPAQLQSQARWMVAFSIAFAAGVSLGASGALGVKWDDTMLVWANVANLGARALYGWVFARRYFGGDLVWLRSVRPCIPGIIAFTLSGFLARWSEANFDQRGQRFKHVGICIGCGVISLAICLWSDRARFISIFKAVQGRKKVE from the exons ATGATGACAACCACGAAACCCAAGACACGTCCGGATGATGATCCAGCTAAAGGCTCCGTAAAATCGGCCTACTCCCTCATTGGGCTCCAAGTTCTTTCTCGCCTCGCCACTTTTACTCTTAATCAGCTACTACTCCGACTTGCCTCTCCCAAAGTCTTCGGCACAGCCGCGATCCAGCTCGACCTTTTGCTATCTACtgttctttttctttcccgTGAAGGTGTTCGAAATGCGATTCTTAGAATACCCCGAGAACAATCAATCTCGCCGAAAGTTAAAAATGTTTCTACAATCCCAATCCTCATAGGCGCTCCGCTGGCATTTGGTCTAGCTCTCGGCTACCGCACAATTGCTTCTCCCTCTACTCGGGCGCAGCCTTACTTCGATCAAGCGGTATCCATATACGCTCTTGCCGCGTTGATAGATCTTGTCTCTGAGCCTTTACATAACCGTGCCCAGAGCCTCATGAGATTTAATCTTCGGGTAAAGGCCGAAGGAACCGCAATTGTCAGTCGGAGTGTTTGTACGGTAGTTGCATTGATGGCTGCCGGAGAGCATTGGAGCCTTGTTGCTTTTGCGACTGGCCAGCTGGCTTACGCAGTTACCGTATTATTGGTATATACCATAGCATTTTGGAAGGAGGGGGGGTTCCAGATATTTCCTCGCCGAGTACATGAAAATGGAGTCAG TGCAGTTGCATTTGACCCTACATCATCGAAGTTAGCGTTGACAATGACTGGTCAATCAGTATTCAAGCACTTTCTTACCGAAGGCGACCGGATTGTTATATCTCGTGTGTCTCCGCTAGAAGATCAAGGAGGATATGCAGTTGCCTCAAACTACG GCTCGCTTGTGGCGCGTATCCTATTCCAGCCAATCGAAGAGTCCAGTCGACTTTATTTTTCCAAAACACTGTCCCCACCACTGCATGAGAAGGGATCCAAAACAATTAAACCCTCTAAGGAAGCTCAATTCCAAGCTTCGACTACACTACAATCCATTGTATTCCTCCATTTTCACTTGGCAATTGCATTAACGACACTTCTGGGTCCCCTCGTTCCGTTCCTCTCTGATATTCTGCTTCCTCCCCGATACCGTTCGACGGCTGCACCGCGCATTCTTCGAGCTTACTGTGCTTATATTCCCGCAATGGGGCTGAACGGTATCCTAGAAGCATTCGTGCACGCTACCGCATCGCCAGCTCAACTCCAGTCCCAGGCCCGATGGATGGTGGCTTTCTCAATCGCTTTTGCTGCGGGCGTTTCTTTGGGGGCGTCGGGTGCTCTGGGAGTCAAGTGGGATGACACTATGTTGGTTTGGGCCAATGTAGCCAACTTGGGTGCGAGAGCGCTATACGGATGGGTATTTGCGCGTAGGTACTTTGGGGGAGATTTAGTATGGCTGCGGAGTGTGCGGCCTTGCATTCCTGGGATCATTGCATTCACTTTGAGTGGTTTTCTGGCGAGGTGGAGCGAAGCCAATTTTGACCAGCGAGGACAACGATTCAAGCACGTAGGCATCTGTATCGGATGTGGAGTGATTAGTTTGGCAATTTG TTTATGGTCCGATAGAGCACGTTTTATTAGCATCTTCAAGGCTGTTCAAGGGCGGAAGAAGGTAGAATAG